In Drosophila busckii strain San Diego stock center, stock number 13000-0081.31 chromosome 3R, ASM1175060v1, whole genome shotgun sequence, the sequence CTGCCAGCAAACTCGCTTAGTTTAAGCAACTAGCTAGAAGCTAGCCAAAGCGACAGCACTATGCATAAAACTAGACTgataacaagcaacaacaacaacacctgTGCGAATGTAACTCAGCGTAGTGTAGTTAAAAATAGCAGCGCTCTGTTGCTTGGAAACCAAACTTCTTAATTTTACATACAGCATTAGTTTacttaatgttaataatattttagttataaatagcagcagctttgttgcTTGGCGACCAAAACAATTCATCATTCATTACATACAGCATTAGTTTTgcctaataataataattttatcatttatattttcaacttCAGATCGTATCCAAGCAACTGAGACGAAATGTGTGGTAAGTTGCATTATATTGTTatgtttctttaatttatttgtaagtgGCGCCAGGAGacttatttacaaatattgcCACTTCCACTTACaattggcaaataaaatatatatttatatatatgtatgtatcgcCGGCGTCGCTGGCATTTCGCTGGCTGCACTCAACTCTAAAAATAACTTGCCACTAGACGCCCACAAAGCCGCTGAGCAAACCAAATGCTGCACTTACCCAAgcccaattccaattccaaacCAATTCCCATTCGACTTCCAATCCCAAACTGGTTTCTGCATATTTCCTCATAACTGGTCGAgtttttgggtttgggtttgggctgGGGCTGGAGCGCAATGGGGTTAAGCTCTTGCGAAATAAgcttattgcatatttatctTTTCTTTGTCTGCAGCGggcttaacttaaatttttacagCTTGCCAAAGTCTGTTGTAATCAATGTgtctgtataaataaattttttatgcttacagGAATCTTTGCTTATTTGAATTATCTGACGCCCAAGTCACGGCAGGAGGTGTTGGATCTGCTGGTGACGGGCTTGAAGCGACTGGAATATCGCGGCTATGACTCCACTGGCGTGGCCATTGATTCTCTGGACAATAAGGACATTGTAATGGTGAAACGCACTGGCAAAGTCAAAGTACTGGAGGATGCCATAAAAGAACGTAAGCACAGtcagattatatatatatagatacgTCAATAAATCGTATTATTTTTACAGACTTCAGCGGCGGGGAGTACAGTGAGCCAGTGCTCACTCACATGGGCATTGCACACACTCGCTGGGCCACCCATGGTGTGCCCTGTGAACGCAACTCGCATCCACAACGCTCTGACGAGGGCAATAGCTTTGTCGTCGTACACAACGGCATCATCACCAATTATAACGACGTTAAGACTTTCCTGTCCAAAAAGGGCTACGAGTTTGAGTCGGAAACTGACACTGAGGTCTTTGCCAAGCTGGTGCACCATCTGTGGAAGAAGCACCCCAACTACTCATTCCGGGAATTGGTTGAGCAGGCCATTCAGCAAGTGGAAGGCGCCTTTGCCATTGCCGTCAAGTCAAAGCACTTCCCAGGCGAGTGCGTCGCCTCTCGCCGCAGCTCTCCACTGCTGGTGGGCATCAAGACAAAGACACGTCTGGCCACGGATCACATTCCCATATTGTACGGCAAGGGTAAGTGCTGTGTGCctaactaatttatatttcttgtcTGCTGCTAGCAAATGCTATATATACTTACTTGTCTTTAATCTcttgctctctgtctctttctctatgtaaatactgtgtgtgtgttgtatgtgTTTATTTCTAAATGTGGTTCAACTCATACTCGATgtgttgcctgttgctgtttatccttccaacgtgtgtgtgtatagatGACAAGAAGCCAAGCTGCGATCAAGGTAGTCCTTACTAGTCCTTACTAGCAAACTCGGCTTGCGTTGGTGTTGGCAATCTCAAATCTCATACAATTCGCTTGATATTCCATTTGTCTTATACTTTGGTGCTGGTATTATCTTTTCTAAGTATGTCAATTTGCCTTTGCTCTTTAACTTAAtttggcattttcttttttcttttcaacttAGATGTGGACTCTAGCAAAGCTTCAGGTAATTACCAATTGTtctattatttaaaacatgcatttatgcatttcCAAACATTCATCAATATTTACAACATTAAGCACATGTTAGCTAGTTAGCTTAGTCGACTTAAGACAAGCTGGGCCAAGGattatgaatttattgcttacacacactcacatacaattgcatttaaaatttaattataaaattgttttgtgatTTACATTGTTATTTGCTCattattagtatttaattcaattttacatATCCATTTGCACTGCaagtattttcaattaaagccaaattgCCAGTAAATAGAGCTGTGTGCATTCGCTCAGCGGCTGAGCGAACTAAAtcgctcaatttatttaactggTCATCAGTagtttaaactgttttagaAATCAGCTGGTGAACCGCTGAGCGATGAGCTGCCTCAATGAAATAACAAGTTGAATAAAATTAccattaaactataaaaataaacattaaaaacaaatgttcaTGAACAAATGCATAGCTATACAAATTGAACTAGCACTGCCAGCTCtaaacacaaagcaaattaTCCAAGCTTAATTCGTTTAATTCAATGGATTGAAACAGACAACAATCATCAActaattacattaaaatataaatattgttaaaatatttcaaagcatatttatttcaaattgccAAACAATCATAGTTTCCAGTTCCAGTAAACTTctaattattttaactaatgaaaaatttgcattattaaacGGTCGTGTattttgtgaaaatatttacgcACTTTATGCATCATCGAAAACTTTAcacaattgattttttttttttgtttttgaggccagccgcaaattaaattttttcggGAAATTTACGCGCTTCAAACGCGCAGGGGCTGAGGTTGGGGGGGCTGGTGGTCACCAAGCGGCcgttatgcaaaaatattttgcaataaagcTTGTCGATATGGCCATAatgctgatgttgatgttcttctatatatatataagtacgCATTCCATACATATCTACatataaacttataaattttttggtttttgtttttacattgCTCCCTGCTGAATCTCTGCATACGCATATAACGCAcatttcaacacacacacacgcacacacacacacacataaataacgccaaacatatatataaatacgcACGCTATCGCTTTGGATGGCCCACAACGTGCTGTCTCCatcgcctgcctgcctgcctgcctggcttgCTGACTGAAATTGACcatttgcaactgcaacgctATATCGACATCGACATCGACTTGCAACCACAAACGCACAACTTGCTACACAACAACTGTAAATGCTACTGGGCAATGCACGTGCGGCGCCAATCAATTGACAACGTCAACGCCATCAAAATGCCAAACTAACCGTATAGAATTACGTCCGCATGGACAAACCCGTGAATTGCCAGTGCTGCCACGTTCGGATAGTACCTCGGAGTTTATGCCAGAGCAGAAGGAAGTCGAATATTTCTTTGCCTCGGACGCCTCAGCGGTCATTGAGCATACAAATCGCGTCATCTACTTGGAGGTAAGTTGTGTAGCCATAGCAACTGCAATcaaattttgttaacattATGACCTGCAGGATGACGATGTGGCCGCTGTGCGCAATGGCATCTTGAGCATACATCGCCTGAAGAAGAGTCTAGATGATCCACATGCACGCGAGATTACCACGCTGAAGATGGAGATCCAGCAGATCATGAAGGGCAACTACGAGTACTTTATGCAGAAGGAAATCTTCGAGCAGCCCGACTCTGTGGTCAACACTATGCGTGGACGTGTGCGCTTCGATGGTCAGAGCATTGTGCTGGGCGGCATCAAGGATTACATTCCAGAGATCAAGCGTTGTCGCCGCCTCATGCTCATTGGCTGCGGCACTTCATATCACAGCGCTGTGGCGACACGCCAGCTGCTCGAGGAGTTGACTGAGCTGCCTGTAATGGTGGAGCTTGCTTCAGATTTCCTAGATCGCAACACGCCCATTTTCCGCGACGATGTTTGCTTCTTTATCTCACAGTCCGGCGAAACCGCCGACACTTTGATGGCGCTGCGCTATTGCAAGCAGCGTGGTGCTTTGATTGTGGGCATTACCAACACTGTGGGCAGCAGCATCTGTCGTGAGTCGCACTGCGGCGTGCACATCAATGCCGGACCCGAGATTGGTGTCGCCTCCACCAAGGCCTACACTTCACAATTTATTTCACTGGTGATGTTTGCCTTGGTCATGTCCGAGGATCGTTTGTCACTGCAGCAGCGTCGTCTGGAAATTCTGCAGGGACTATCCAAGCTGGCTGAACAGATTCGTGAGGTGCTCAAGCTGGACAACAAAGTGCGCGAGCTGGCCAAGGATCTGTATCAGCACAAGTCGCTGCTGATTATGGGACGCGGCTACAACTTTGCCACCTGTCTGGAGGGTGCGCTCAAGGTGAAGGAGCTGACTTATATGCACAGCGAGGGTATCATGGCTGGCGAGCTCAAGCACGGACCACTCGCTCTTGTGGATGACTCCATGCCTGTGCTGATGATTGTGCTGCGCGATCCTGTCTATGTCAAGTGCAtgaatgcgctgcagcaggTTACATCACGCAAGGGCTGCCCCATAATCATATGCGAAGAGGGCGATGAGGAGACAAAGACTTTCTCCTCACGCCATCTAGAGATTCCCCGCACCGTTGACTGTCTGCAAGGCATTCTCACCGTCATACCCATGCAGCTGCTCTCCTACCACATTGCCGTGCTGCGTGGCTGCGATGTGGACTGCCCGCGTAACTTGGCCAAGTCCGTAACAGTAGAATAAACTGTCGACAGCATATTCATTCCATATAATCtctttatacatatacaaacactCAATTGTTGTAAACACTTTTATTGAATGTTTACTTTTCTTTACATCAGAATTCAAACTACTTACTAAAATTAAACTCAACTTGTTTTGTTAAGAGCTTTGTGCGTTGTGAGTTGCTTTAAAGGGTTGTGGGACGACTG encodes:
- the LOC108604017 gene encoding glutamine--fructose-6-phosphate aminotransferase [isomerizing] 2 isoform X1, encoding MCGIFAYLNYLTPKSRQEVLDLLVTGLKRLEYRGYDSTGVAIDSLDNKDIVMVKRTGKVKVLEDAIKEHFSGGEYSEPVLTHMGIAHTRWATHGVPCERNSHPQRSDEGNSFVVVHNGIITNYNDVKTFLSKKGYEFESETDTEVFAKLVHHLWKKHPNYSFRELVEQAIQQVEGAFAIAVKSKHFPGECVASRRSSPLLVGIKTKTRLATDHIPILYGKDDKKPSCDQDVDSSKASELRPHGQTRELPVLPRSDSTSEFMPEQKEVEYFFASDASAVIEHTNRVIYLEDDDVAAVRNGILSIHRLKKSLDDPHAREITTLKMEIQQIMKGNYEYFMQKEIFEQPDSVVNTMRGRVRFDGQSIVLGGIKDYIPEIKRCRRLMLIGCGTSYHSAVATRQLLEELTELPVMVELASDFLDRNTPIFRDDVCFFISQSGETADTLMALRYCKQRGALIVGITNTVGSSICRESHCGVHINAGPEIGVASTKAYTSQFISLVMFALVMSEDRLSLQQRRLEILQGLSKLAEQIREVLKLDNKVRELAKDLYQHKSLLIMGRGYNFATCLEGALKVKELTYMHSEGIMAGELKHGPLALVDDSMPVLMIVLRDPVYVKCMNALQQVTSRKGCPIIICEEGDEETKTFSSRHLEIPRTVDCLQGILTVIPMQLLSYHIAVLRGCDVDCPRNLAKSVTVE
- the LOC108604017 gene encoding glutamine--fructose-6-phosphate aminotransferase [isomerizing] 2 isoform X3 produces the protein MCGIFAYLNYLTPKSRQEVLDLLVTGLKRLEYRGYDSTGVAIDSLDNKDIVMVKRTGKVKVLEDAIKEHFSGGEYSEPVLTHMGIAHTRWATHGVPCERNSHPQRSDEGNSFVVVHNGIITNYNDVKTFLSKKGYEFESETDTEVFAKLVHHLWKKHPNYSFRELVEQAIQQVEGAFAIAVKSKHFPGECVASRRSSPLLVGIKTKTRLATDHIPILYGKDDKKPSCDQDVDSSKASVLPRSDSTSEFMPEQKEVEYFFASDASAVIEHTNRVIYLEDDDVAAVRNGILSIHRLKKSLDDPHAREITTLKMEIQQIMKGNYEYFMQKEIFEQPDSVVNTMRGRVRFDGQSIVLGGIKDYIPEIKRCRRLMLIGCGTSYHSAVATRQLLEELTELPVMVELASDFLDRNTPIFRDDVCFFISQSGETADTLMALRYCKQRGALIVGITNTVGSSICRESHCGVHINAGPEIGVASTKAYTSQFISLVMFALVMSEDRLSLQQRRLEILQGLSKLAEQIREVLKLDNKVRELAKDLYQHKSLLIMGRGYNFATCLEGALKVKELTYMHSEGIMAGELKHGPLALVDDSMPVLMIVLRDPVYVKCMNALQQVTSRKGCPIIICEEGDEETKTFSSRHLEIPRTVDCLQGILTVIPMQLLSYHIAVLRGCDVDCPRNLAKSVTVE
- the LOC108604017 gene encoding glutamine--fructose-6-phosphate aminotransferase [isomerizing] 2 isoform X2 → MCGIFAYLNYLTPKSRQEVLDLLVTGLKRLEYRGYDSTGVAIDSLDNKDIVMVKRTGKVKVLEDAIKEHFSGGEYSEPVLTHMGIAHTRWATHGVPCERNSHPQRSDEGNSFVVVHNGIITNYNDVKTFLSKKGYEFESETDTEVFAKLVHHLWKKHPNYSFRELVEQAIQQVEGAFAIAVKSKHFPGECVASRRSSPLLVGIKTKTRLATDHIPILYGKDVDSSKASELRPHGQTRELPVLPRSDSTSEFMPEQKEVEYFFASDASAVIEHTNRVIYLEDDDVAAVRNGILSIHRLKKSLDDPHAREITTLKMEIQQIMKGNYEYFMQKEIFEQPDSVVNTMRGRVRFDGQSIVLGGIKDYIPEIKRCRRLMLIGCGTSYHSAVATRQLLEELTELPVMVELASDFLDRNTPIFRDDVCFFISQSGETADTLMALRYCKQRGALIVGITNTVGSSICRESHCGVHINAGPEIGVASTKAYTSQFISLVMFALVMSEDRLSLQQRRLEILQGLSKLAEQIREVLKLDNKVRELAKDLYQHKSLLIMGRGYNFATCLEGALKVKELTYMHSEGIMAGELKHGPLALVDDSMPVLMIVLRDPVYVKCMNALQQVTSRKGCPIIICEEGDEETKTFSSRHLEIPRTVDCLQGILTVIPMQLLSYHIAVLRGCDVDCPRNLAKSVTVE
- the LOC108604017 gene encoding glutamine--fructose-6-phosphate aminotransferase [isomerizing] 2 isoform X4; this translates as MCGIFAYLNYLTPKSRQEVLDLLVTGLKRLEYRGYDSTGVAIDSLDNKDIVMVKRTGKVKVLEDAIKEHFSGGEYSEPVLTHMGIAHTRWATHGVPCERNSHPQRSDEGNSFVVVHNGIITNYNDVKTFLSKKGYEFESETDTEVFAKLVHHLWKKHPNYSFRELVEQAIQQVEGAFAIAVKSKHFPGECVASRRSSPLLVGIKTKTRLATDHIPILYGKDVDSSKASVLPRSDSTSEFMPEQKEVEYFFASDASAVIEHTNRVIYLEDDDVAAVRNGILSIHRLKKSLDDPHAREITTLKMEIQQIMKGNYEYFMQKEIFEQPDSVVNTMRGRVRFDGQSIVLGGIKDYIPEIKRCRRLMLIGCGTSYHSAVATRQLLEELTELPVMVELASDFLDRNTPIFRDDVCFFISQSGETADTLMALRYCKQRGALIVGITNTVGSSICRESHCGVHINAGPEIGVASTKAYTSQFISLVMFALVMSEDRLSLQQRRLEILQGLSKLAEQIREVLKLDNKVRELAKDLYQHKSLLIMGRGYNFATCLEGALKVKELTYMHSEGIMAGELKHGPLALVDDSMPVLMIVLRDPVYVKCMNALQQVTSRKGCPIIICEEGDEETKTFSSRHLEIPRTVDCLQGILTVIPMQLLSYHIAVLRGCDVDCPRNLAKSVTVE